One Rosettibacter firmus genomic window carries:
- a CDS encoding N-acetylmuramoyl-L-alanine amidase-like domain-containing protein, whose product MTNNFNKRFIFFLLIIVLSISLISSQVYSQIIYTQKDVEICNSKFKVAIEKNLSLKPINEIVLEIAKTFIGTEYEAHTLDKENEEKLIVHLTGLDCYTFLESSIVFARCIKKGLIEFQDYIKELENIRYRDGKLNDYSSRLHYFSDWIYDMDKRKIGKDITKEIGGKPYKKRINFMSTHLDSYPQLQKNKELIKQIRKIEENISERNYYYIPEDDIEKIENKINDGDIIGITTNIEGLDIAHTGIAIKQNDGRVYLLHAPNVGYKVQITEKPLADYIKSNKKQSGIMILRLMEIQ is encoded by the coding sequence ATGACAAATAATTTTAATAAACGATTTATTTTCTTTTTATTGATAATTGTTCTATCGATATCACTAATTTCATCTCAAGTTTATTCTCAGATAATTTATACACAGAAAGATGTTGAAATTTGTAACTCAAAGTTCAAAGTAGCAATTGAAAAAAATCTTTCCTTAAAGCCGATTAATGAAATTGTTCTTGAAATAGCAAAAACATTTATCGGAACTGAATACGAAGCACATACACTTGATAAAGAAAATGAAGAAAAACTAATTGTTCATTTGACTGGTCTTGATTGTTATACATTTCTTGAAAGTTCAATTGTATTTGCACGTTGTATTAAAAAAGGTTTAATAGAGTTTCAAGATTATATAAAAGAATTAGAAAATATTCGTTATCGAGATGGTAAGTTGAATGATTATTCTTCACGCCTTCACTATTTTTCTGATTGGATTTATGATATGGATAAAAGAAAAATTGGAAAAGATATTACAAAAGAAATTGGTGGTAAACCGTATAAAAAAAGAATTAATTTTATGAGTACTCATTTAGATTCTTATCCACAACTTCAGAAGAACAAAGAATTGATTAAACAGATTAGAAAAATTGAAGAAAATATTTCTGAACGTAATTATTATTACATACCAGAAGATGATATTGAAAAAATAGAAAATAAAATTAATGATGGCGATATTATTGGCATTACAACAAATATAGAAGGTCTTGATATTGCACACACAGGAATAGCTATTAAACAAAACGATGGTCGAGTTTACTTATTACATGCTCCTAATGTAGGATATAAAGTTCAGATTACCGAGAAACCACTTGCTGATTATATAAAATCAAATAAAAAACAATCAGGTATAATGATTTTAAGATTAATGGAAATTCAGTAA
- a CDS encoding deoxyribonuclease IV, which yields MKHLIGAHTFLRNGPSSAIEIAENLGFTAIQIFTKNNNQYFAKDLSEEEINNFKDKLKNSHIKFVVSHDSYLINLCSKDPQGLSKSRAAFIKELERCEQLGIPHLNFHPGAHGGMGEEDGLKLIAESLNYIHEKTKNFKVKSMLETTAGQGTALGYTFEQLRKIIDMVEDKDRMSVCIDTCHIFAAGYNIKDPKEYKKVIKEFDDIIGLERLQCIHMNDSKKECGSKIDRHEHIGKGFIGLEGFSNIMNDKKLERVPKILETPKGDDQKEDLENIKILLSLVNK from the coding sequence ATGAAACATTTAATTGGAGCTCATACATTTTTAAGAAATGGACCTTCATCTGCAATAGAGATTGCAGAAAATCTGGGATTTACTGCAATACAGATCTTTACAAAAAATAATAATCAATACTTTGCAAAAGATTTATCGGAAGAAGAAATCAATAATTTCAAAGACAAACTAAAAAACTCACATATCAAATTTGTTGTTTCTCATGATTCATACTTAATCAACCTTTGTTCAAAAGATCCACAAGGTTTAAGCAAGTCTCGTGCAGCATTTATAAAAGAATTAGAAAGATGTGAACAACTTGGTATACCACATTTAAATTTTCATCCTGGAGCTCACGGTGGAATGGGTGAAGAAGATGGTCTAAAATTAATAGCTGAATCTTTGAATTATATTCACGAGAAAACAAAAAATTTCAAAGTAAAAAGTATGCTCGAAACAACTGCAGGACAGGGAACTGCACTTGGCTATACTTTTGAACAATTGAGAAAAATAATTGATATGGTTGAAGATAAAGATAGAATGTCTGTTTGTATTGATACATGCCACATTTTTGCAGCAGGTTATAACATCAAAGATCCCAAAGAATATAAAAAAGTCATCAAAGAATTTGATGATATTATTGGTTTAGAACGCTTACAATGTATTCATATGAACGATAGTAAAAAAGAATGTGGTTCTAAAATCGATCGTCATGAACATATCGGGAAAGGATTTATTGGTCTTGAAGGCTTTTCAAATATTATGAATGATAAAAAACTTGAAAGAGTTCCTAAAATATTAGAAACACCAAAAGGAGATGATCAAAAAGAAGACTTAGAAAATATTAAGATTTTACTCAGTCTGGTGAATAAATAA